One Pseudodesulfovibrio senegalensis DNA segment encodes these proteins:
- a CDS encoding cytochrome C assembly family protein: MGLFELLQLLIIGLYLVGTVLFLVGTAAANPRLRRLAGILAVAGFALHTVDIALVFVQERGVALNASGTYLSILAWSILVIYFFFWWRFRLEFMALTVLPLALLFFLTSMTFSGIRVVMPKQLTMLFFGLHIGTLVLALGVLVMGFGAALAFLHYNKKIKTKAGLRSLGKDTPSLSIFDRVNHMVVAIGFPLYTLGLFSSFVWYWIAPGKMFVWDVMKISSLAVWGAFAFLFHQRMLLGWKGRKPAILMIIVFAAMVVSLLHHTITFRQMP, encoded by the coding sequence ATGGGCTTGTTTGAACTGCTTCAGCTTCTCATCATTGGGCTGTATCTGGTCGGTACGGTTCTTTTTCTCGTGGGCACAGCCGCAGCCAATCCCCGACTCCGGCGGTTGGCCGGAATTCTGGCCGTGGCCGGTTTTGCCCTGCACACCGTAGACATAGCGCTTGTTTTTGTTCAGGAACGAGGTGTCGCCCTGAACGCGAGCGGAACGTACCTGAGTATTCTGGCCTGGAGTATTTTGGTCATCTATTTCTTTTTCTGGTGGCGTTTTCGTCTTGAGTTCATGGCCCTGACCGTCCTGCCGCTAGCTCTGCTCTTCTTTCTGACGTCTATGACGTTCAGCGGTATCCGTGTGGTCATGCCCAAGCAATTGACCATGCTGTTTTTCGGCCTGCATATCGGCACACTGGTTCTTGCGCTCGGTGTGTTGGTCATGGGGTTTGGTGCCGCGCTGGCGTTCCTTCATTACAACAAGAAAATCAAGACCAAGGCCGGGCTTCGGTCGCTGGGCAAGGATACCCCCTCTCTCTCCATTTTCGACCGGGTCAATCACATGGTGGTTGCCATCGGGTTTCCGCTGTATACGCTTGGTCTTTTTTCCTCCTTTGTCTGGTACTGGATCGCTCCGGGCAAGATGTTTGTCTGGGACGTCATGAAAATATCGTCTCTGGCCGTATGGGGAGCCTTTGCCTTTCTGTTTCACCAGCGTATGTTGCTCGGGTGGAAAGGCAGAAAGCCTGCAATTCTGATGATCATCGTGTTTGCAGCCATGGTTGTTTCCCTGCTGCATCACACCATAACGTTTAGGCAGATGCCATGA
- a CDS encoding precorrin-2 dehydrogenase/sirohydrochlorin ferrochelatase family protein: MRYYPLFINLERMHCLVVGGGGVGCRKARSLAEAGACSVLVVDTAKASEDMETVCTSCGNVCFARREFVVEDLDGINLAFACTSDSVVNGKIAQQCERRGILCNIADQPDRGHFIVPGSVRRGDLCIAVSTAGKSPAMARRVRAEIDGLIGDEYGLVLALMGRLRPRMLDLGLETRQNTDVFRSLVFSELADALKVRDKTAARGILMDILPDTLHNNIPELLDGLV, from the coding sequence ATGCGTTATTATCCCTTGTTCATCAATCTTGAACGGATGCATTGTCTTGTGGTGGGCGGTGGCGGTGTGGGCTGTCGCAAGGCCCGCTCTCTGGCCGAGGCCGGGGCATGTTCCGTTCTGGTCGTGGATACGGCCAAAGCTTCCGAAGACATGGAAACCGTGTGTACTTCGTGCGGCAATGTCTGTTTTGCACGCAGAGAGTTTGTTGTAGAGGACCTGGACGGTATCAATCTGGCCTTTGCCTGTACCAGCGACAGTGTCGTGAATGGGAAAATCGCTCAGCAATGCGAACGCCGCGGCATTTTGTGCAATATCGCGGACCAACCGGACAGGGGACACTTTATCGTGCCCGGATCAGTACGGCGGGGAGACCTGTGCATTGCCGTTTCAACCGCGGGGAAGAGCCCTGCCATGGCCCGGCGCGTGCGTGCTGAAATCGATGGGCTTATCGGCGATGAGTACGGTCTTGTCCTTGCCCTCATGGGACGATTGCGGCCGCGCATGCTTGACCTCGGGCTTGAGACCCGGCAAAACACGGATGTATTTCGTTCACTTGTATTTTCCGAACTTGCCGATGCCCTGAAAGTGCGCGACAAAACCGCAGCCCGGGGCATCTTGATGGATATTCTGCCCGACACCCTGCACAACAACATCCCGGAGTTGCTTGATGGGCTTGTTTGA
- a CDS encoding glycosyltransferase family 9 protein, producing the protein MKHYLVIQLARFGDLLQTKRLLATLLARGDGQVHLCLDNSLQSLATMVFPQVQLHPITAHGTGLSREQAYTVMFQDNRSAFAELKARQFDEVYNLNFSPLNFRLAALFDPDTVRGHAWHNGQEISSQWARMAMQWSRLRRQSINLVDFWAYYCRDAVAPATVNPKATPQGDNIGIVLSGRESRRSIPLELLSKYATALARLNKSGRILLLGSLSEKHAGKTLLKSLTKDVAEKTDNLAGKTDWKDLVDALGSMKQILTPDTGTMHLAAHLGIPVTAFFLSSAWCFETGPYGEGHTVFQAIRDCLPCLESDPCPHKIACLNGFADPNFIRFMITEKTELVPPGINAYTTQTDDFGVDNILLAGNDPDKAARDEFKKFLGRHVGQGCPLGDNAHQLAMKMYRDKDWATRPSPESRRIS; encoded by the coding sequence ATGAAACACTACCTCGTCATACAACTCGCTCGCTTCGGCGACCTGCTGCAAACCAAGCGCCTGCTTGCCACCTTGCTGGCACGGGGCGACGGACAGGTGCACCTGTGTCTGGATAATTCCCTGCAATCGCTGGCAACCATGGTCTTCCCGCAGGTACAGCTGCACCCGATCACCGCACACGGAACCGGCCTGAGCCGCGAACAGGCGTACACGGTCATGTTTCAGGACAACCGTTCGGCTTTTGCCGAACTCAAGGCAAGACAGTTTGACGAGGTCTACAACCTGAATTTCTCGCCGCTCAACTTCCGGCTCGCGGCACTGTTCGATCCGGACACGGTTCGGGGCCATGCATGGCACAACGGACAGGAAATAAGCTCGCAATGGGCACGCATGGCCATGCAGTGGTCCAGATTGCGCAGGCAATCCATCAATCTCGTGGATTTCTGGGCCTATTATTGCCGGGACGCCGTTGCCCCGGCAACAGTCAACCCGAAAGCCACCCCGCAAGGCGACAATATCGGCATAGTACTCTCTGGCCGGGAGTCACGACGTTCCATTCCACTCGAATTACTTAGCAAATACGCCACAGCCCTTGCGAGGCTGAACAAATCAGGACGAATACTGCTGCTGGGCAGCCTCTCGGAAAAACACGCGGGCAAGACATTGCTCAAATCACTGACCAAGGATGTTGCAGAAAAAACCGACAACCTTGCCGGAAAAACCGATTGGAAAGATCTGGTGGACGCGCTGGGTTCAATGAAACAAATCCTGACACCGGATACCGGCACCATGCATCTTGCCGCGCACCTCGGTATTCCGGTCACGGCCTTTTTTCTTTCCTCGGCATGGTGCTTCGAGACCGGCCCCTACGGCGAGGGACATACGGTCTTTCAGGCAATCCGGGACTGTCTGCCGTGTCTGGAAAGCGATCCATGTCCACACAAAATCGCATGTCTGAACGGCTTTGCCGATCCGAATTTCATTCGCTTCATGATCACGGAAAAAACAGAACTGGTCCCGCCGGGCATCAACGCCTACACCACGCAAACCGATGATTTTGGCGTCGACAACATACTTCTGGCGGGAAACGACCCGGACAAGGCTGCCCGCGACGAGTTCAAGAAATTCCTCGGACGCCATGTGGGACAGGGTTGTCCGTTGGGCGACAACGCCCACCAACTGGCAATGAAAATGTATCGAGACAAGGACTGGGCAACGCGCCCCAGCCCGGAATCTCGACGCATTTCATAG
- a CDS encoding CgeB family protein, producing the protein MPENHLRILVVLPMYGGSLPVGRFCADALAELGHIVETFEAPEFHTAYEALKNLKVTGDRLEYLQNSFLQTVSQAILAKVETFEPDMVLSMAQAPLSHQALRRLRKDNVVTAMWFVEDYRLFTYWKSYAPFYDIFAVIQKTPFFEELESIGVHNALYLPLAAHPPFHKPIELNSIDRQKFGSDISFMGAGYANRRVAFRKLVGRDFKIWGSEWNGDHVLEPLVQMKGRRVSSEECVKIFNATTINLNLHSSVQKEQLVTGGDFINPRTFELCSCGAFQLVDKRTLMDEAFAQGELATFTSMDEMLSMIDLYLNNPEKRQMIAERGQKRVLKDHTYTVRMQTLIDFTAERIPGWPAQKEKRDLFPTDFPEELKRDINALIHTLNLPEDVGFEDLVWAIRQQQGTLSDLETAVLFLDEWQKLYKKK; encoded by the coding sequence ATGCCCGAAAACCACTTGCGAATCCTCGTTGTCCTGCCCATGTATGGAGGCTCGTTGCCCGTGGGGCGCTTTTGCGCTGATGCACTTGCCGAACTCGGACATATCGTGGAAACCTTCGAAGCCCCTGAATTCCATACTGCTTACGAAGCGCTCAAGAACCTCAAGGTGACGGGTGACCGGCTGGAATATCTCCAGAACAGCTTTCTGCAAACCGTCAGTCAGGCCATTCTGGCCAAGGTGGAAACATTCGAGCCGGACATGGTGCTTTCCATGGCCCAGGCGCCGCTTTCACATCAGGCGCTCAGACGGCTGCGCAAGGACAATGTGGTCACGGCCATGTGGTTTGTGGAGGATTATCGACTGTTTACCTACTGGAAATCCTACGCACCGTTCTACGATATTTTTGCGGTCATCCAGAAAACACCATTTTTCGAGGAACTTGAAAGCATCGGCGTGCACAACGCCCTGTATCTGCCTCTGGCCGCACATCCTCCGTTTCACAAGCCAATCGAGCTAAACTCCATTGACCGTCAGAAATTCGGTTCGGATATTTCGTTCATGGGCGCGGGCTATGCCAACAGACGCGTGGCCTTTCGCAAGCTTGTGGGGCGCGATTTCAAGATATGGGGCTCGGAATGGAACGGCGACCACGTGCTTGAACCGTTGGTGCAAATGAAGGGCAGACGCGTCAGTTCCGAAGAATGCGTCAAGATTTTCAACGCCACCACCATCAACCTGAACCTGCATTCCAGCGTGCAAAAGGAACAGCTGGTCACAGGCGGAGACTTCATCAACCCGCGAACCTTCGAACTCTGCTCCTGCGGCGCATTTCAGTTGGTGGACAAACGCACGCTCATGGACGAAGCCTTTGCCCAAGGCGAACTGGCCACGTTCACGAGCATGGACGAGATGCTGTCCATGATCGACTTGTATCTCAACAATCCCGAAAAACGGCAAATGATTGCGGAACGGGGGCAAAAACGGGTGCTCAAGGACCATACCTATACCGTACGCATGCAGACGCTCATCGATTTCACGGCCGAACGCATCCCCGGCTGGCCCGCTCAAAAGGAAAAACGGGATCTTTTCCCGACAGACTTCCCGGAAGAACTGAAACGGGACATCAACGCCCTGATCCATACCCTGAACCTGCCGGAAGACGTGGGTTTTGAAGATTTGGTCTGGGCGATCCGCCAACAACAGGGCACGCTCTCCGATCTGGAAACGGCCGTGCTCTTCCTTGATGAATGGCAGAAGCTCTACAAAAAGAAGTAA
- a CDS encoding replication-associated recombination protein A — protein MKLEITENQPLADRIRPSDLVEFIGQSHIMNRIDAIRQSHRMPSLLLFGPPGCGKSTLALLLAKNSGKPFIRLSAPEAGLTALRKKLPGNNILVLDELHRFSKSQQDFFLPILESGEITMIASTTENPSYSVTRQLLSRLHVLRLRPLSRDELAKVAARGAQELGLDIPEESQRFLATMAGGDARTLLNLLEYASELPADKLDVESLRQTLPDVVIRGDRDGDSHYELASAMIKSIRGSDPDAAVYYMTSLLESGEDPRFVSRRLIISASEDIGLGNPQALSMAVACHQAVETVGMPEGGIIMAETAVYLALSPKSNSTYSAYRNTQKEIRENGAQPVPLHLRNASTALHREWGYGRGYLYPHNFPKAWADQEYLPSSLSTRSFYHAKDQGEEPKLNAWLRQFRKQNR, from the coding sequence GTGAAGCTCGAAATAACGGAAAATCAGCCTCTTGCGGACAGGATTCGTCCTTCGGACCTTGTCGAATTCATCGGTCAGAGCCACATAATGAATCGGATCGATGCCATTCGCCAATCCCACAGGATGCCGAGCTTGCTGTTGTTCGGCCCACCGGGCTGCGGCAAATCCACGCTCGCTCTCTTGCTGGCCAAGAATTCCGGGAAACCGTTTATTCGTCTGAGTGCGCCCGAGGCCGGCTTGACCGCCCTGCGCAAGAAATTGCCAGGAAATAATATTCTGGTTCTCGATGAACTGCACCGCTTCTCAAAGTCGCAACAGGACTTTTTTCTGCCGATTCTCGAGTCCGGTGAAATCACCATGATTGCCAGCACCACGGAGAATCCCTCCTACAGCGTGACCCGGCAACTGCTTTCTCGTCTGCATGTTTTGCGCTTGCGTCCCTTGAGCCGTGATGAACTGGCAAAGGTGGCCGCACGCGGAGCGCAGGAACTCGGTCTGGATATTCCGGAGGAGAGCCAACGTTTTCTGGCCACCATGGCTGGAGGCGATGCCCGCACGCTGTTGAATCTTCTTGAATATGCTTCGGAACTTCCGGCGGACAAGCTGGATGTGGAGAGTTTGCGCCAGACCCTGCCTGATGTGGTCATTCGTGGCGACCGGGATGGAGACTCTCACTATGAGCTGGCCTCGGCCATGATCAAATCCATTCGCGGTAGCGATCCCGATGCGGCCGTGTATTACATGACCTCCCTGCTGGAGAGCGGCGAAGACCCCCGTTTCGTTTCGCGTCGGCTGATCATTTCCGCGTCCGAGGATATCGGGCTTGGCAATCCGCAGGCCCTTTCCATGGCCGTTGCCTGTCATCAGGCCGTGGAAACGGTGGGCATGCCCGAAGGCGGCATCATCATGGCGGAAACCGCCGTGTATCTTGCCCTTTCCCCTAAAAGCAATTCCACGTATTCCGCCTACCGCAATACCCAGAAGGAAATACGGGAAAATGGTGCCCAGCCCGTGCCGCTGCACCTGCGCAACGCCTCAACGGCCTTGCACAGGGAGTGGGGCTATGGCCGGGGCTATCTGTATCCACATAATTTCCCCAAGGCGTGGGCGGATCAGGAATACCTGCCCTCTTCTCTGTCCACGCGTTCATTTTACCACGCCAAGGATCAGGGTGAAGAGCCAAAACTCAACGCGTGGCTTCGTCAGTTCAGGAAGCAGAATCGATAG
- a CDS encoding RsmE family RNA methyltransferase has translation MGRLNTFHLDPKLWPQSVGQSVTLDKAEARHMLKVLRTPAGAQVRLFDGDGRHGMFRLDHAGRNKAELIAESLHVCETPTDGLWLALGWGKSSRRGFLLEKAVELGACGIWFWQADFSQGRLPEEAKATWRDRCIQAAKQCGSVFLPEIQIVNGGIDALMQQRSRFDHAFLAWEKEDSGNLLGPDDFTLGKSLVVIGPEGGFSDIEAERLIGADMQPVSLGQSVLRWETAALHCLSLSFYTRSLRGGAK, from the coding sequence ATGGGCAGACTCAACACATTCCATCTCGACCCAAAGCTGTGGCCGCAATCCGTGGGCCAATCCGTGACGTTGGACAAGGCTGAAGCGCGGCACATGCTTAAGGTACTGCGCACTCCTGCCGGGGCACAGGTGCGCCTGTTTGACGGGGACGGCAGGCATGGAATGTTTCGCCTGGATCATGCCGGTCGCAACAAGGCAGAGCTGATTGCCGAATCCCTGCATGTCTGTGAAACGCCGACCGACGGCCTGTGGCTGGCCTTGGGTTGGGGTAAATCTTCGCGGCGTGGTTTTCTGTTGGAAAAAGCCGTGGAACTGGGCGCTTGCGGTATCTGGTTCTGGCAGGCGGATTTTAGCCAGGGACGTTTGCCGGAGGAGGCAAAGGCCACGTGGCGGGATCGCTGCATTCAGGCGGCTAAACAGTGTGGCTCCGTTTTTTTGCCTGAAATTCAGATTGTTAATGGTGGTATCGATGCGTTGATGCAGCAAAGATCACGCTTTGATCATGCTTTTCTCGCTTGGGAAAAAGAGGATTCCGGCAATCTGCTGGGCCCGGACGATTTTACCTTGGGTAAATCGCTGGTCGTTATCGGCCCCGAGGGGGGCTTTTCCGATATCGAGGCCGAACGCCTGATCGGTGCTGATATGCAGCCAGTTTCTTTGGGGCAAAGCGTCTTGCGTTGGGAAACCGCAGCCTTGCATTGCCTGAGTCTTTCCTTTTACACACGATCCTTGCGGGGAGGTGCCAAGTGA
- the lysA gene encoding diaminopimelate decarboxylase translates to MHHFQYRNGTLHAEEIGVPELAEKYGTPLYVYSAATLRRHFQAFDSAFNGLKHMTCYSVKANSNLSVLRLLAEMGAGMDIVSGGELYRALKAGVPASKIVYSGVGKKAQEIREALEADILMFNVESMAELERINKVAKSMGKVARVGFRINPDVDPKTHPYISTGMKKNKFGLDIEHSLKAYQRAKEMDAVEPVGMDCHIGSQLTTIEPFLEALDKLIAFYNRLKDMGISISYLDLGGGLGITYNEEEPPHPAEFGKALSEKLQELPLTVIFEPGRVISGNAGIMVTEVVYTKKTPSRDFVIVDAAMNDLIRPSLYDSYHRIAEVQQNGRDELTVDVVGPICESGDFLARDREMPAVHEGELLAVFSAGAYGFTMSSNYNSRRRACELLVDGDTVTVARARESYEDLVRGE, encoded by the coding sequence ATGCATCACTTCCAATACCGCAACGGCACGCTCCACGCCGAGGAGATCGGCGTTCCCGAGTTGGCCGAAAAGTATGGAACGCCGCTCTACGTGTATTCCGCCGCCACCCTGCGGCGTCATTTTCAGGCTTTTGATTCCGCATTCAACGGCCTGAAACACATGACCTGCTATTCGGTGAAGGCAAATTCCAATCTTTCGGTGTTGCGTCTTCTGGCCGAGATGGGGGCTGGAATGGACATTGTTTCCGGCGGCGAGTTGTACCGCGCGCTCAAGGCCGGAGTTCCCGCAAGCAAGATCGTCTATTCGGGCGTGGGCAAAAAAGCCCAGGAAATCCGGGAGGCTCTCGAGGCCGATATTCTCATGTTCAACGTGGAATCCATGGCCGAGCTCGAGCGTATCAACAAGGTAGCCAAATCCATGGGAAAGGTTGCGCGTGTAGGATTTCGCATCAATCCCGATGTTGATCCCAAGACCCATCCCTACATTTCCACGGGAATGAAGAAAAACAAGTTCGGTCTGGACATCGAACATTCCCTGAAGGCTTACCAACGGGCCAAGGAGATGGATGCTGTGGAGCCTGTGGGCATGGATTGCCATATTGGTTCGCAGTTGACCACCATTGAGCCGTTTCTCGAGGCGCTGGACAAGCTGATTGCTTTTTACAACAGGCTCAAGGACATGGGGATTTCCATTTCCTATCTCGATCTTGGCGGAGGGCTGGGCATCACGTACAATGAAGAGGAACCGCCCCACCCGGCTGAATTCGGCAAGGCGTTGAGCGAAAAGTTGCAGGAATTGCCGCTGACCGTGATTTTTGAACCCGGTCGTGTGATTTCCGGCAACGCCGGGATCATGGTTACCGAGGTCGTCTACACGAAAAAGACCCCCAGCCGCGATTTCGTGATCGTGGATGCGGCCATGAACGACCTTATCCGTCCTTCGCTTTATGACTCCTACCATCGTATTGCCGAAGTACAACAAAATGGTCGGGATGAACTGACCGTGGATGTTGTCGGCCCCATTTGCGAGTCCGGGGATTTTCTTGCCCGGGACCGTGAAATGCCTGCAGTGCACGAGGGTGAACTGTTGGCCGTATTTTCGGCCGGTGCCTACGGTTTTACCATGTCGTCCAATTACAATTCCCGCAGGCGCGCCTGCGAACTGTTGGTTGATGGCGACACCGTGACTGTTGCCCGTGCACGCGAATCCTACGAGGATCTCGTTCGGGGCGAATAA
- the mutS gene encoding DNA mismatch repair protein MutS — translation MLEQYLRFKEENPDALLFFRMGDFYELFFEDAEIVARSVQIALTSRNPKDDNPIPMCGVPHHSVEPYLAKLLEQGFKIAICDQIEDPKQAKGLVQRAVTRVLTPGTVVEDSSLKAKQHNYLAALYWDSSKGCGGVAWVDFSTGEWSGLHSKKEPDLWQWAAKIAPSELLLAQGRTVPSQYGDLSAQVTSVAPGAYFDFNRGSERVCQSQGVSSLDTVDLENKPELVRCCGALLLYLEQTQKGDFNHLGEFKPLNPGKHLLLDEVTEKNLEIFRRLDGRSGKGTLWRVLDRTMTPMGGRLLETRLRQPWRDSRPVIETQDVVSALFERDALRADVRRELDTVYDMERLSTRVFLGRAVPKDFIALRTSLTSLPRLRVLLADSDAADVAALGKVLRQWDDMEDLSSLLHKALVDSPPPVITDGGLFRTGYDGELDELIELTEHGEARLQDLLEQEKKACGIPKIKLGFNKVFGYYLEISKSYQGDIPEHFIRRQTLVNSERYITPELKELEEKLLSASEKRKSLEYALFQKLREVLADARSRFLFMAGVVAALDYWQSLAEAARINDWSRPELHDGMEIDIESGRHPVVEDATGAANYIPNNVQIDANRRILLITGPNMAGKSTVLRQVAIMVIMAQIGAFVPARNARIGMVDRVFSRVGASDNLAQGQSTFMVEMMETARILRQATSRSLVILDEIGRGTSTFDGLALAWAVVEELARRARGGIRTLFATHYHELTSLEGHIEGLRNLNIAVKEWKGDIVFLRKLVPGAADRSYGIEVARLAGVPRPVVERARELLAQLEEKSQDGSGVGAHQVCQTLLPGMAPESAPADSVQEHPVLGVIADLDVDAMTPLQALTMLGKLKKLL, via the coding sequence ATGCTGGAGCAGTACCTGCGGTTCAAGGAAGAAAACCCGGATGCCCTGCTTTTCTTTCGCATGGGCGATTTTTATGAGCTTTTCTTTGAAGATGCGGAAATCGTTGCGCGGAGCGTCCAGATTGCGTTGACCAGTCGCAACCCCAAGGACGACAACCCTATTCCCATGTGCGGCGTTCCGCATCATTCGGTGGAACCGTATCTGGCCAAGTTGCTTGAGCAGGGTTTCAAGATCGCCATTTGCGATCAGATTGAGGATCCGAAACAGGCCAAGGGATTGGTGCAGCGGGCAGTAACCCGTGTGCTTACTCCTGGAACCGTGGTGGAAGACAGTTCGCTCAAGGCCAAGCAACATAATTATCTTGCCGCATTGTATTGGGATTCTTCCAAGGGTTGCGGCGGCGTGGCATGGGTTGATTTTTCCACCGGAGAGTGGTCCGGCCTGCATTCCAAAAAGGAACCCGATCTCTGGCAGTGGGCCGCCAAGATTGCTCCAAGCGAGTTGTTGCTGGCGCAGGGACGAACCGTGCCGTCACAATATGGCGACCTTTCGGCACAGGTGACTTCCGTTGCTCCCGGGGCGTATTTTGATTTCAATCGGGGCTCTGAGAGGGTCTGCCAGTCTCAGGGGGTTTCCTCACTCGATACCGTTGATTTGGAAAACAAGCCCGAATTGGTGCGATGCTGTGGCGCTTTGCTTTTGTATCTGGAGCAGACGCAAAAAGGAGACTTCAACCATCTTGGTGAATTCAAGCCACTCAACCCCGGCAAGCACCTGCTTCTGGACGAGGTCACTGAAAAGAATCTCGAAATTTTCCGGCGTTTGGATGGCCGCAGCGGCAAGGGAACGCTGTGGCGTGTTCTGGACAGGACCATGACGCCCATGGGCGGACGTTTGCTGGAGACCCGCTTGCGTCAGCCGTGGCGGGACAGCCGGCCCGTGATCGAGACGCAGGACGTTGTCTCGGCTTTGTTCGAACGGGATGCCTTGCGTGCGGACGTGCGGCGCGAGTTGGACACGGTGTACGACATGGAGCGCCTGAGTACGAGGGTCTTTCTCGGACGTGCTGTCCCCAAGGATTTTATTGCATTACGCACCAGCCTGACTTCTCTGCCCCGTTTGCGTGTCTTGCTGGCGGACAGTGACGCCGCGGATGTGGCGGCATTGGGCAAGGTCTTGCGGCAGTGGGATGACATGGAAGACCTGAGCTCCCTGCTGCACAAGGCTCTTGTGGACAGCCCGCCGCCCGTGATCACGGATGGTGGCCTTTTTCGCACCGGCTACGATGGCGAGTTGGATGAGCTGATCGAATTGACTGAGCATGGAGAAGCCCGGCTTCAGGACCTTCTGGAGCAGGAGAAAAAAGCCTGCGGCATTCCCAAGATCAAGTTGGGATTCAACAAGGTCTTCGGATACTATCTCGAGATCTCAAAGTCATATCAAGGCGATATTCCCGAGCATTTCATTCGTCGCCAAACATTGGTCAACAGCGAGCGCTACATCACACCTGAACTCAAGGAACTTGAGGAAAAGTTGCTCAGCGCATCGGAAAAACGCAAATCCCTTGAATATGCCCTGTTCCAGAAATTGCGCGAAGTTCTGGCCGATGCCCGTAGCCGTTTTTTGTTCATGGCAGGCGTTGTTGCCGCTCTGGATTATTGGCAATCCCTGGCCGAAGCCGCACGGATCAACGATTGGTCGCGCCCGGAATTGCATGACGGCATGGAAATCGACATCGAGTCCGGCCGGCATCCTGTGGTGGAAGATGCCACCGGAGCGGCCAACTATATTCCCAACAACGTGCAGATTGATGCCAACCGTCGGATATTGTTGATAACCGGTCCGAATATGGCCGGTAAATCCACGGTGTTGCGTCAGGTTGCGATCATGGTGATCATGGCGCAGATCGGTGCGTTCGTTCCGGCCAGAAATGCCAGAATCGGCATGGTGGACCGCGTTTTTTCCCGGGTCGGGGCTTCAGACAACCTTGCGCAGGGGCAAAGTACCTTCATGGTCGAAATGATGGAAACGGCCCGCATCCTGCGTCAGGCCACCAGCCGCAGCCTCGTGATTCTGGATGAAATAGGCCGTGGAACCAGCACCTTTGACGGCCTTGCCCTGGCTTGGGCGGTTGTCGAGGAACTGGCGCGGCGTGCGCGTGGCGGCATCCGTACCCTTTTCGCCACACACTACCATGAATTGACTTCGCTGGAGGGCCACATTGAGGGCCTGCGCAATCTGAACATTGCCGTCAAGGAGTGGAAGGGAGACATTGTTTTTCTGCGCAAGCTCGTTCCCGGTGCCGCAGACAGGAGCTACGGCATTGAGGTGGCCCGTCTGGCAGGCGTGCCAAGGCCCGTTGTGGAACGGGCCCGTGAATTGCTTGCACAACTTGAGGAAAAATCGCAGGATGGCTCTGGCGTTGGCGCTCACCAGGTCTGCCAGACCCTTTTGCCGGGAATGGCCCCGGAATCCGCACCCGCGGATTCCGTGCAGGAACATCCCGTGCTCGGCGTGATCGCGGATCTCGATGTGGACGCCATGACTCCCCTGCAGGCCCTGACCATGCTCGGAAAACTCAAGAAGTTGCTTTGA